The Oceanidesulfovibrio indonesiensis DNA segment CGACATGGACGGCATTTCCTTCCATGTCTGGGACGGCTTCTTCAAGCTCGCCATCTTCCTCGGTTACATCGTGGCAATATCCTTCGTGCCGGACATCCGCCGCGTGTTCCAGTATCATGGCGCGGAGCACAAGGTGATATGGGCGCACGAAAAGGGGGAGCCCCTGACCCCGCTGTCCGCCAAGGCGTTCAGCCGGCTCCATCCCCGGTGCGGCACCACGTTCCTGCTCTTCGTGCTCTCGCTGTCCATCGTGCTGCACACCGTGCTCGTGCCGCTCCTTCTCCAGATCTACGATCCGTCGGGCACGGTTGTTCGACACCTGTACATCGTGGGGGTCAAGCTGCTGCTCATGGTGCCAATCAGCTGCATGGCGTACGAGCTCATCAAGTTCGCCGGCGCGCGTCCGGGCAATCCGCTTTGCCGCGTGCTCAGCGGCCCCGGCCTGGTGTTGCAGAATCTGACCACGCACGAACCCGACGAAACCCAGCTCGAAGTCGCTCTGGCTGCGCTCGAAGCCGCCCTCGGCACGTCGGCCGAGGAGGCCGTGGCCGTCGAGGCCTTCCGGAACGAAGACGCCGAGTGTCTCGCCCAGGGTGCCAACGTGGCAGGGAGCGCCTGATCCATGTTCGCCAAGCTCGAAGGCATTGAAGCCAAATTCGAAGCGCTTGAAACAGAGCTCTCCAATCCGGATATCTACTCGGACCAGGAGAAGTT contains these protein-coding regions:
- a CDS encoding DUF1385 domain-containing protein — its product is MANPFAFLRRFSGILVAQASSIGGQAVMEGVMMRNTDKLAIAVRKCDGSIYVETWPWFSLTDRFPWVKKPFLRGFPVLVETLVNGIKALNFSAVQAAEDAEDEEGEGGLKTWHLVLTLFLSVGLALGLFVVVPHLFSLGMQYMGLGSDMDGISFHVWDGFFKLAIFLGYIVAISFVPDIRRVFQYHGAEHKVIWAHEKGEPLTPLSAKAFSRLHPRCGTTFLLFVLSLSIVLHTVLVPLLLQIYDPSGTVVRHLYIVGVKLLLMVPISCMAYELIKFAGARPGNPLCRVLSGPGLVLQNLTTHEPDETQLEVALAALEAALGTSAEEAVAVEAFRNEDAECLAQGANVAGSA